A stretch of DNA from Sander lucioperca isolate FBNREF2018 chromosome 8, SLUC_FBN_1.2, whole genome shotgun sequence:
cacacacacacacacacacacacacacacacacacacacacacacaaatcaggCTCGTATCATTGTGCATGCTGAGTCACTGTCACAGcctactgggacacttgaaaaGAACAGCGCTATTATTATCCGTACTATTTGTGCTTATACTAtggcaagtcaaaatgtctgctgtgaaaaaggcccatTGTCATAACACAAAAATGCAAGAGGTGTCTCAGTTTAGATTTTagcaaacaattaaaaatagaGCACCATATCacttttgcaattttttttcacttcaaaTTTTTTGAGTTAAGAAATTGTACGTATGATCACAAAAGTTTACTTCTGTAGTACTGACACGCTACACCCACATTCTACAGTCATTTTGAACTGACACCATCTAGAGGACATCCACAAATCTGCCGTTTCCTATGAGAGAGTAACCGGTAGAGCAAGGATTATTTGAATGAAGAAAGATACACTGACCTGGTGGGGCAGGTGTACCTGAATTCTGATTGGGCGGAGAGTTTCCCCTCTGATTCTGGTCTGGTTTACCCTGTTAGTGGAAGAGAACATCACCTTTATCAACCTACCACCACTGGTGTTAAGACTGGACTGAAGACTAAACtattttacacacaaagttaccCAATTTAAATTCTGATAGGTCATCAAAGGAAAGGTATGTTTAAAGGGGGGCTGAAATGGCCATTATTTGAaccgatttttttttctgttttgaaaaTATCCCGATCTAGGGGTGAATATATTGACAGTACTCCAGTTATCGACCAGGGattgatgcatagactgtataagtgaagccaaaacacctcaccccccccccccccatggcTATTTGCTGCACTATAGGGTAGATGATTGACTGCTGTGACCGGAACGCGATTGGTCGGGCAGGTGTATAGCCGGGACTTCGATACTGTGACTCCACTGTCCGATCACTACTgtgcagactctggctccatatTACAAGTTGGCTGCGCCCGTTTccaggatattttggcttcacttttgtacagtgggaggatgTGGAGACACACTGTCCATCTTTATATAGTCTATGTTATGGGTACCCGAGCAGCAATTTCAGGGGAGGGGGGGTTGCATGGCTACTCACAGACTTGTTCTGCTGGTTGTTTTGGGTTTGCAGCTCTGGGTTTGGTTCACTAAAGTTGGGCACTTCTGAATACACCATGCAGAATCTGTGGAGACATGTTTAAAGAGAACATTCAGAAATTGTGTTTGGCTGGAATGACAGTTTGAAACGGCCATTGTCTGACTGTTGGGCATACGTTTTCTTAAGATTTAGATATGAAGTCTTTTAAAAAGGAGAAGATTAAAACGTATTCTCCAGGAGACTACTCAATGGAAAATAAAAGCCAAAGTGAGCGTAGTGTAAACGGGATATCTTGGGATTAAAaggttatatacagtatgttaaggTGTTTAGAGAAAATACACAGCTGACAATGTGATTGCTCTTGAATTATACAACTCTGTCTAAAGGTTTATTATATAAATAGTGTgtatgtggtggtggtggtgttagcacagtggatgtgacacatgcctttggtgtgggagatctgggttggATTGGGagcaatgtgtccctgagcaagacacttaacccctggttgctccagaggagtgcaacctctgatatatagcaactgtaagttgctttggataaaagcgtcagctaaatgacatgtcatgtattaatgttttaaaagcAATTATTCAAAACCAACACGTTACCGACCAATTTCACAAAATGCCCTGGTCTTGTATGACGCTTGAGCAGTTAGAGAATTCCAACAGGTACTACTCACTCTCCAATCTTCTGTAGATCCCCTCCTCTTCCAGTGTACAGGGTCAGGCAGCCTTTCCATATGGATGCATAGCTAACACAGAAATCTCAAATTAAACTTCTGAATACAAAATTATTTCTCGCAGAATTTAAAATCAGAGTTGCTTAGGTATATAACCACCTGTCAAAGGTTAAGTATACATATGTGCATTGATGTGTCAACTGAGCAAGTAACGTAACTTGTCATCAGTTTGTTTCCATGCATGAGATCAATCCTACCCTCTAGTCAACTTGATGATGTCCCCTGGCTGAATAAGGCTGCCGAGTTCGTCCCAAACAGAGATGGCAATGCTCCCGCTCTTGTCTGCCACCTTACACGAGCGAACCTCATGACCATCTTTCGTTTTGGTTACTCGTCCTAATAGAACAAAGCAATGTTGGGTTAGACAAAATGGCCAACCTACTCAAAACAACTCCAACCAGGGTTAAATTGCTAGCGTGTATGGATATAGTATGAGTTCATTAAACATCCCATTAACGGTAAATTTACAATAATAGTTACCGCTGGCCCCTTTAATAAAAGAGACACGAGTTGATGGTATCGGGAGAGACGCTAAAGCGTCACGGTCCAACTTAACTTACCTATTTCCAACACGATGAATACGATATTCAAATTTTTCGACCCAGGCTTCACATCCTTTAACAAAAACAGGGCCTCGCCTGTTGCGGTTGCCATTGTTGTCTCGAAGAAAAATAACTGTTCGCCCCCTTGCTGTCACTTAAACTCCGTGGTGGCAGCAGCGGTGCTGCTGGCAGTCTGTCGTTACTTTGTaatgggtaacgttagctacagcTGTACAGCGTTAGCTCAGCTAGCTAATTAGCCTGTTAGTCAATGCTAACTTATTCCTACTTCAaacactagctagctaacgttatcgTAACTGCTTATAGACACAAAAGGCATGTAAGGTAACTACTATACTCTACTATATTCAAGTCAAATACAATAAATACTGACCCTGGAAGAAAGAACTGGAACGTTAACAGTTAACTGCCCTCTTCAAAACAGCAAATACACTAGCTAGAACATTTGCTAGCGGAGTAGTTTTGCTAAGGAACACTTTACtaaacgttagctagctagctcgtACTGCAGGCTAGTTTGCTAGCTGCCTTCTTTTCGTTTTAGGATAAAAGTCTATGTGCACTCTTTTTACGAGTAACGTTATCGCCATTACGGCAGCTCTTCACATAACGTCAGCCAACGCTCGCGAGTTAAAGTTAGCTAGATAAAAGATGTGTCTGTGTTAGTTTTTAACAAAATGATCTACTGCCTGCAGGTTACACCAGAGCTTGAGCTATAATGTTCTTGTGTTGCAAAGTAGTTGGAGATAAGTTATCTCCCTCGACCATTTAGTTTACGTTAATATTTTCAAATCGACCGCATTTCCTTTGTGTGCCTCTTTCTGAGGAACTGTTAGCTTTGCTAGCGCGCAGTCTGGCCAAATTCTTTGTCATAAGACTGTGTCTACATCTAACTAAGGCGCCCTATAACGTTTAAGTTATTCGAAAAGCCTTATGTAACATGCCCTTGTTATATATGCATTAACAGCACTTAGGCCCAAAAACGCTGTCTAAAATATGTACAAGCTGTTCACTAACAGTTACACGCTTTCTCCTGCTTCAACAATGCCCCCAAAAACTACGTCAGCGGGTGCCTGTCTAATTTATAAAACTCGGTTAGTTCCATTATCCTACGTAGTGAAGGGGTATACACATAGACATTTCCTTTTGTCTGCTCTTATACAATAAAGTTGACAGATTGAGACAATTACTAGGCTTTTATTTCTAAATACACTGCTATCACAAATACAAGCAGACAATGTGCTGAGCTGTttacagaaaagaaagaaagtagtTGGATTGTACCAAATGAATTTTATTCACAAACAACGCGAGAATAAGAGAGCATATGTGAGCGTTCAATGTCAAGGCACGAAGCTACGTGCTACGTTATTCATTACGTTTGTTATTTTGGGTAATTGTTAcctttattattaattatccAATTTAAGCTCGTTTTAccctctttatatacagtctaggGTTGGACCAGACACACTCGGAGCGCAAAAAGCAAATAAACAGTAGTTACACGTGTAAAACACGTTACACCGTTACCTTAGTTATAAATATAGGGTTTTATTTTGCCTTCTATTTTAAACGTTGTTTGGTGTTAACAGCctccaacgtcgtcttccaggcagcgctgcctggaaggcactaggatctTCATACAtcctaggattaggcaatggttagggttacaGTTGAGGTTAGGTTAGGTGCATGTTCCTTGAAGTCCACGGTCGCAGCGCtaaagtcgacgttgggggcttaaaacaccaacgAGTATCTTAAAGACGTTtgaaaataaagcaaaaaaagaTACCGTCACGAACAGGATTCGAACCTGTGCGGGGAAACCCCATTGGATTTCGAGTCCAACGCCTTAACCTCTCGGCCACCGTGACTACATAACATGATAAGAGTTCTAGAAAGATATTTAACAGAAACATCAATGTAGGTGTATACATTGAGATATTTTAGAAAATGGCTCATGTGTTTATTTAGGCTTGCTAATTGAAGTGTTGCCATCATGGCTGTATTAAAGcaatactatgtaacttttccctcttcggtccccctacaggttgtctcattggaacgttccaatgaaaagttacatagtgttgctttaagagaAGGCAATCGATAATAACGATAGAGACTGTTGTGGATGAATCACAGAGTGCTGGCGTGAGTTCGGACACAAGAGGGAGGCAAACACCACCAAAACACCTCGGCTTCCTCACAGTAGTTGTTGAAGGTAACTTTAGGCTACTATAGATTGAAAAAGACAGCATATAGGTTACCAAAACACACATACGACACCTTATCACTGTTCATTTATATACTACACAACGATTTAGGTTTTATTATGTcgaaaacaacacacacacacacacacacacacacata
This window harbors:
- the nabp1a gene encoding SOSS complex subunit B2; translated protein: MATATGEALFLLKDVKPGSKNLNIVFIVLEIGRVTKTKDGHEVRSCKVADKSGSIAISVWDELGSLIQPGDIIKLTRGYASIWKGCLTLYTGRGGDLQKIGEFCMVYSEVPNFSEPNPELQTQNNQQNKSGKPDQNQRGNSPPNQNSGTPAPPGNGSMPPFANNNPSSGASRDAAFGGIGRPNGRSPGNGAPPATAAGPPTTSKSSVTISNGRDPRRAKR